From the genome of Tachypleus tridentatus isolate NWPU-2018 chromosome 6, ASM421037v1, whole genome shotgun sequence:
aatatttcaaaatgtacaagtctatataaatggaaaatttaaggttcttattaaaataattttccaaacaaaattgtttaacaCTCTCTATCCCTCCCTTTCCCAGAAATGTTGATCTGTGTTTCTGTTAAGTTTCTTGGTATTTTTATGTCAGAATTCAGtgaaagaataattaattaaaggtAAGAGCAcacaaaaagaaatgtttcaagTGAGTGAATGAAAGAGTGTAGGAAACAGCAAGGACCTGATTTATAATTAAtctgtcttttaaaaaattactttttattataaaaaataatactatgATGGCAATTCAGTTATCCTGATTTATAATTAGTctgtcttttaaaaaatattcactttttataACAAAGAATAATGCTATGGTGGTAATTCAGTTATTCTGATTTATAATTAATctgtcttttaaaaaatattcattttttataataaagaataatgttaTGGTGGTAATTCAGTTATTCAATTACACTTTGCTTTTTCAAtgagctgtttttttttcattgcattAATTTGTACATGTTATTTTTCCAAGGAATATCAGTTGTTTTGTAAGAGATGTATTCTCATGTGTGACCAATACTTTTATCAGTGAATATGGAACTTTCATTAGTGGCATTTGACCTCCagctaataataaacataatataaagttctgtattttaagatttATACTGATCTGTTTTGTTTAGCaaatactgaaataaagaaaataaatacagcCGTAGTAAACAGATGTATAAAAACGGGTGTTCTTATGGTTTTATGAAGCCATGGTTTATGATCAAATCTCGACAGTGTTAACTCTTAACTTGTTtcagttttcataattattattgtaacaagCGTACTTCTACCATAACTGTAAATATACTGATACTTTGGTCACCGTTTATATCAGTTTTTACCTAACATGCACTACAACATTGTTGAATCTTGGAACATTGTTAATTAATGTACAGTTTGTCTTGTTGATTATCTCAGTTAATTTGTTGCTACTGGACATCATGGTGATTGGGAAAAAAGAGTTATGgtacttttaacttttttcatatttttaagtcCACTTGAGTATTTCAAGTTGAGTACTTAccaatataacttttaataaggAATGAAAAATTGATTAAATTTAAACTTATAGTTTTGTCAACCTGGTGGACTCTTTGTCCAATGGTTTCTACAACTTGAATGCTTAAAACTCCAGTTATTTCACTGGTTATTAAGAATGCAATTAAACTAGACTGTAGAGACAGCAGTAGGCTTGTACTGCTCAGAGTTCATGTATTTCCTTTTGTTACCATAGGAAGAACCAGTTTTAAGTGGTCAAATGAGAGAAATGTGAAGAACATAACCTTTTATGCTTTTTAAGGTTGTAGCTACAAGTTTAAGAAATGTCTCTTTTAAGAATGAGATAAAAGatgcaaaacaaatatttttgttcaggAAGTCACAGTAATAAagcatttgtttatttactttaataacacTTTCCTCAGAGATTGTTTCTTACAAGTTTACTATCAGCACATGAGTCAAGCTACTATTAAGATATTGattttttacaagaaatatttagttaaaaaatgAATTGCTGGAAAAAGAAAATTCAAGAAAATTGAGGATTTGAAAGCAATTTTAATTCACAATTGTACTCATGtggtatttattttgaaaacaaacagtaatttttagtcattttattttaaatattatattaagggTAATATACTGCTTGAGCTTCAAAACAACTTTGCTTTTAGAAGTAATTGGGTCATTTTGAAGATGGGCAAGGCAATCTCTTGTTGCCAAACCAGCCATACTAGAAACAGTCATTGTAAACAAGTTTTTGACTGCTTAAgcaattctttatttttaatgttatttttgtattacaccatagaaatgaataaattttctatttaactGTGGCCAAAACTCATCTAATAATGTGTACATGCTaattaaatgtgaatttttatTGCTAATAAGAGAATGAAATGTTGTATTGAACACTAACCATTCTTCTATTCAGGTGAAAGACATTTTCCAAGTGTGACgattctctgttttgtttttttctttgtggaTTGTTGTTTAGCAGTGTGGTAGTTCAGAAAAACCTCTCCCTGGACAATGTTTCCTATGTTTGTGAACAAAGTAATAACTTGGAAACTTTGAACCACAGTTTTTACAGGGATAAAAGGCTACGTTCATATCAGGAGGTCTTGGAATAGAGGAGTCAGATTCTGTTGACGCTTTTACTTCTCCACGACTGGATTTATGTGGcgctttttatgtttttcatagcAATACTGGCTGCGGAAAGAGCGTTTACAATATACGCAGTGGTAAATGACAGAGAAATTCTCTTGTTCTGGCTGTCCTCTTGGATGAGAAAATGTACTAAAATTTGTCTTTGTTTCATCATCCATTTCTGGAAGTAAAATACTGCTGCTAGAAGAAGAATAATCTTGTAAGTCTGCTTTAGATATAGTGGTCATGATGTGATACCTTGACGAGACATCCTTAGCGGACGTGTCCTTTTCTAATTCATCAGATTTACTATGGCATGACTCTGAGTTTCTTGTTGAAATTAAGGAACTATCTGTAGTTACATTGGTATTTCCTTTTGAAGGTAAAGAAATACTGGAAACTAAGTTGTTATTTCCTATTGAGAGTGAGGAACTGCCAGAAACTAAATTACTGTTTCCGTCTGACAGAGAGGAACTGGCAGTAGCAAAGTTGGTATTTCCTTTCAACAGTGAAGAACTGCCATTGACTGTGTTGTCATTTTCTGTTGACAGCGAGGAACTGCCACTGACTGTGTTGGCATTTTCTGTTGACAGCGAGGAACTGCCACTGACTGTGTTGGCATTTTCTGTTGACAGCGAGGAACTGCCACTGACTGTGTTGGCATGTTCTGTTGACAGCGAGGAACTGCCACTGACTGTGTTGGCATGTTCTGTTGACAGCGAGGAACTGCCATTGACTGTGTTGACATGTTCTGTTGACAGCGAGGAACTGCCACTGACTGCAGTGGCATGTTCTGTTGACAGCGAGGAACTGCCACTGACTGCAGTGGCATGTTCTGTTGACAGCGAGGAACTGCCACTGACTGCAGTGGCATGTTCTGTTGACAGCGAGGAACTGCCACTGACTGCAGTGGCATGTTCTGTTGACAGCGAGGAACTGCCACTGACTGCAGTGGCATGTTCTGTTGACAGCGAGGAACTGCCACTGACTGCAGTGGCATTTTCTGTTGACAGCAAGGAATGACTTGaaattatgttgtatttttttgaTTGTATAGAATTGCAAAATGATATGTTAGTATTTCCTGTTGATAGTATGGATTTATTGGAATTGGACTTTTCTGTTGAAAATAATAGAGTGCTGGGATCTGTATTTAGTGTTGATGTTAAAGAAGTGCATGAAACCACAGTGAAGTGGTCTGTTGGCCAATTGGAATTGGCATCCAAGGGGTCTACCAGAGGGTCTGCTGTTCTTTCTGAATTAAGAGTTGAAGTTGGTTGAGGTGTGTGGAAGCAATAATTCTGGTTAATGACTCTCTCAAATTTGATTGGTCCATCACACTCTGCATAGTCAATAATGACATTTTCATCCAAACATGGCATTTCTTGTGATTTTCTTGGGTGTCCCTTAGTGATAAACTTTGTGGATGCTATCGTTGATGTGGATAAAGGTCTCTTCCCCGTAGTGTGCTGAGAGGAGTAAGTTGGTTGTTGGATGAGTCCTTTGTTTCTGCTAGTCGTCCTTGGATTAATCTTAATGTTGCTTTGTTGCTTTCctcttgtttttgtaattggGTTACCAATTTGGGAATGTTCCTCTCTGTTGAAGCTTGGCAAACCTTTGTGGGGAAACACTGGAATTGGTTTGAGAATATGAGGTGTATTGTTAGAGGGTATTAAGTTATCAgctaaataaaaaggaaaagtGGGAAGAGCGTATTGAGGTAACCTATAACCAAGATGTGATAAACTCCTGTCAatatgtgttaaataacaaaattattgggCATTATGCTGGATGATGGAGAAGGTATAGAGCAACTAGCGAGTTCCCTTTGGGCTAGCAAGgatttacatgtaaaaataatgGCAGGTAAGTGCAGTAACTGTGCTGCTACCAGTACATCATAAATGTTCTGACCAGTGACATTAAGTCTTCCAGTGTAGAGAAACTCTAGGAGAACAGAAAATACTGAAGCAGATATTGAGGGTAAAACCAGTGGTTCACTTGTCTCTCCTTTATAATCCATGTGACAGTAAGAATAGTTTAACAGAGCATTAAAGAATTCACTGTTTTGTGCCAGTAAGTTTCTGTGTACTTTAAATGTCTCACCTCCTGCAAGAACGTTTACTTCTTCTGACAAACAGTCAAGATGCTGCCTTCTccacattgttttatttctgtacaaatgaaaaaaaaatgctgcattggAAACTTACTGTTTTCTTATTTATGGCATAAATGTATCCATTTCTTTACATTATCCAGAACTAGGTTggcaatattaatgtttttaatttcttactgTGACAAATGTAATTTCCTTAGTTTCTAGAGCAtgatgtttatgtaaacagttttcTTACGATCACCTTTTGATTTACTAAAAACTAATTGggaatttttatttgaaacctgtcttttaaaataaatgttatcctGAGAATGAAAAATAtggatacaaattatttttactgtaatgtttGGTCTTTTATCAAAACTTAAGGATAACCAGTTGTCTGTCCATTTTGTTGTTAgtgtaaaaaacaatattttatctctGATCTGAATATAAGGATACACATGGTGACTACACACTATATTTACTAGAGTAATCTGAAGTTGATTAACAGACAAACAAGGTTCTGGAAATTTCATTGTAGCTAAAAATTACCTGGTTAATAACGTGCACAATTTTTAAGGGTTTTCTGAAAAATGATTTTTACAATTTAGTCTTGTTGGTCATATTTCAAAGATGCATGGCTATCAGTATATAACGATAAACGAACATAAATTATGTGTTAATTTACTATCCTGTGGTTGGAAACTTGTTTTTGATAGTTTGTGTTGTCAAGCTAGATACTATTACACTTTGGTTATATCTTCCAGCTTTCATTCCTATATTTTCAGTAACAAAtgtgataagtttttttttaaaggttacAATATCGTTAAGAATGTTGCAGTCTatgatttcaattatttttagatCCCTTTGTACGAGctgtttaagtgtttttttttcactaaatcaaaaaaaatctatatttatttattttatttttttacccaACAGAAGGTTTAATGAATCCAGTTAAATTCGATATTTTGAGATTCGTATAACGTTATCGCATAATAAAGCCAAAAAGAAAGTAAAGTCATTGCTGATTTCAATATTAAGTGTTAACAGACAACTTTGAAGACATTCTTACCATTTGAACTTGTTTGTTCCAGTTAGTGTCTTAACTGTAGTTTTCCAAGGAACGTTAATATCTTGTAGTTTCCTCTTGAGAACGTTGGTAAGATATTTCTTCTAGATTATCATAACTGTTAAGAAAAGCGATGAACACttctgagttgttgttgtttttcgtgtaAGTCACGTATTATTTCTGTTATGGACTGTTGTACCCATGACGTAGATCCGTGAGATTTTTCTTTTAGGGTGTTGCCCCTTTGAGAAGAAAACTTCTAGGCTTTGGACGTTACTATTCTGTTGCTGTATTTCCGAGACCTGTTACCGTCGGTTTGGTTAGCTGTTGTAGTCCACTGGATTTTGTTCACTGTCGCAACTCCTTTTATTGGTAGTTAGTGTTTGAAAATTGGAGCCTCTTAAGAACACTTCGCAATAGTTCAAGTAGAAGACACGAGTTTTTGTTCTAGGACTTTGTGCCCATGTAAACTTGAACGATATTGAAGATCATTGGTACATTATTATTCAACTGTAGTAACTTGTTGTCTGTGTGCCATTAGTCTTAGCTCTCAGGTTTTGTGAAGGTGGAAAGTTTTCGTTTCTGGTTTAAGTCTCAGAATTCAGTACTAtatgaatacaaatatattagtaGTTATGAGAGGAATGTATTTGAATGGTGCTGGCCAATGAACGAGCTAGTTGTTCACGTGCGACGATCAAAGAGTACAGCATAAAGTGTACAGTATCTTCGAGTTTCTTTGTCACGAAACACGCACGTCATTCATAATTAACTATACgaaaattgtgatttttaatGTTCCCTGAATTGGAACACTTTGTTTGGACTTACTGTTTGTCTTTCAAAACGAATGTTGTACCATTGAGGCCTGTGGGGATTAAGTAAGAGGTACTTGATGAAAACGTAGTTCCTTCCGGCCATATCCTGTTAAAaaacacgcacgcacgcacaaaAAAAACGCATGTTAGAGGAAATTGATACAGCTGAGTGAATTGATTAGCTAAACAGAAAGCTATAATAACAACTTTGCCTTCTGGCCAGGTGGGGTTTGAGGAAGGGGGATAGCCTTTGTAGTTTACGCAAGTATGATCTAGAATCTACTGTCTTTATTTACACGTAATGTATGTTCTGTGATATGCCATATCGGTCTGGAATATTGCAAATGAACTTGCATCCTAATTAGACAGGTAATTATTACATTTCCACTCATGGTAACGTAGTGTTGTCACTTATCTGTATTGTGTGACTCTATAACTTTTGTAcctgttacatatatatttataagagaTTACACTTTGGTTTATCTCCTTTATATGATTATATGATAAAATTAGTCGCACATTGATTTCTAACGATCGTGTTATATTTAGTAGATGGCGctagtaaatgtttttgtttttgaatttcgctcaaagctactcgagggctatctgcgctagccgtcccttatttagcagtgtaaggctagagggaaggcagctagtcatcaacacccaccgccaactcttgggctactcttttaccaacgaatagtgggattgaccatcacattataacgttcccacggctgaaagggcgagcatgtttggcgcgaaggggatgcgaacccacgaccctcagattacgagtcgcacgtcttaacacgcttggccattacCAGTTTTTCCTtttggcccagcatagccaggtggttacgacactcgtaatctgaggattgcggtttcgaatcctcgtcacaccaaaaatgctcgcccattcagccgtggttAACAAAACGTTCtggatattattttaattaaaatgttaatacacataccaaccgtctttaaaatacattttgtatttcaagtgggtttttcgtcaccATGAAGAAATACAATAGGCGATCGTGTTTTAACGTCCTCTGGAATATCAGGCTTAAGTAAGAATTTCACAGTGAGTACTTTAAAAGGATTCGTGAAAAATAAGTTTCCTGAATCCAATACTGGTTGCAGTTATTAGTAATTGACTGTATACTGGCGGTACTTTACGCTGtttagcttttgtttttttaatctgtttaCATTACACAGtaatgctcgccctcctagccgtgggggcgttataatgtgacggtcaatcccactattcgttggtaacagagtagcccaagatttggcggtgggtggtgatgactagctgccttccctctagtcttacgctgctaaattagggacggctagcacagatagaccctcgagtagctttgtgcgaaattccaaaacaaaaacaagcattaCACAGTAACGGCACGGACATGACGCGACTCATATCAACGTTTTTCTGTTGATATAGAGATTGTTATACAAGgccaaatattttattgttattttgtcgTGTAATACATTtgcataattaattacaaatgtatttaattgGAGATGCAGATGTTACAACGTGTTAGTATTACAGTTCCTTAACTATAATGTTCTCGTATAGATGTCGCTGTGAAATTAGTGATAGGATTTTAGTTGTATTAACTAGCACGctcgtgtgtgtatatattcttattaattagtattttaatacaaaattcgccatgtacatttattaattattagtcATTACTTTCATAAGTGCTGGCTGGATTGGTCATGGTGATTAGTTGGTGTGCCGAGATGTAAATCCTAAGGGCCCAGGATTCGCGTGGCGCTACTGATCTTGGATTACTGGGTTCGTTATAAGGGTGATATTATTGAAATGTAATAGTCTAAGGGTCGTGGTTGGTTCTTTTAGCTTAGCTGCCTTGTCCTTTAATCTACCAGTTCATGAGTAGGAAGAGTTATTAGATCTAGTCCATTTTCAGCTTTGCTCAAGGCTTGACGTAGCTTGGttattagggcgctcgactcaaaAATATGTAGGTCGACAATTCGTCATCGATCACACTTGTCTTTTGAGCAGTGTAGGCGTTGTAATATGACTGTTAAtcccctttttttctttctttgataaaTAATAACACCAGAGTTTTCGTTAGGTGCTGTTCACTAGGTACCTATTATCTTGTCCGTTTGTTCAAGGTTAGGGACCCGCTAGTatagatagccctagtgtagctttgcgcaaatgtGAGAAACAAGCAAACTGTTGCTGTTTTTGAGTACCTGACGATCAATTTACGAAAAGGCCAcgtttggtaaaaataatttgttttggatAGTAAATATGGCCATGTAAGTAACCACAGggcatagaaaatatatttttaagggTATATAATTATGCGTGTGTTGCTACCGTTTTCAGGAGTGTAGGCTGAGCGTGGCCCAGTATAGCGAGTCGGACTGTGTAGTCGAGATTACGTAATTTACGTCCAGGGTGAAATTTCGAGTAAGATGTTTTAAAGTGCACACATAAGAAGGTCTTAACAGAGTATCAGAGCTTTGGCTAAAAATACTTTATTCGAGCGTCACGACATCTTTTGTTAAACATGTAATCGAAGTAATGTTGGCTGGAGTTTAATTGTATTCGTgtcataatttattaattgaaagGAAGTTGAAAGTGAATGCTCAGAAGTAATGTAGTTAATTAtaggtttatttatttcagaccAAAAGGACGTTTGGTAATTTTCGAGGAACGTTGTTTAGGTTTCTCTTTGATGGTGTTTACCTTTTGGgtcagataaaattaataataaagcatTTACAAGAATCGTTCTGTTATATACCCTAAGGATTTGGAGCGCCGTCTGGCGTGAGTAAACTTTGGGAAATTGTTCGATAACTTGAGAGTAAAAAAATGCAATATCGCATTTTCTATTACGTTCAGCGTAACATCTGTTCAGTGTAGTGGCCAACTGACAATTTTGGTAACAGTTAAAATATTCGTGCAAcatggttgtttttttaatttgattgatTTTTGACGAAAGGACTAGGTCCGTATCTCGAGCGAGGCAATTACGGATCATTGTTGGCAAGTCTTGGCCTCTCGGGTAATCAGAATAGCGTTCTTCTTACCCGCGGCTGTTGATGCGCAATCACTTTGCTTTAGTGTTAGATCTCGTGACCGAAGCACGCACTGCTTCGCGAGCAACAACGGAAACGCGTTCActtaaatcattgtttattattctataaattatGGACAATAATGTGAGTCAGGCCATCCAATTTACTGTTAATTTACGGAAATCCCATGTTCTAAGCacgaaactgaaataaatttagaGGTTAGCAACAAGAAccgtatttcattttaatataacaactgCCCATATTCTTCAAAATGGGACAGTATGCGTATAGCTCAGTTGTTAATGACGCATTAAGAAATTATAACGTTCTGTTACATTTGATCTTTGGTTTGGACCATTGCCTATTTCAGAAGATTTGgtcatttctttattaaacacCCCCCCCGACCCCATGGCTCAGCGTTAAGTCGGAGGGCTTGTAATGCTGAATATTAAGTTTCGATACGTAacgtggacagagcacaggtagccagcccattgtgtaactttgccctTAATAATAGCGATGCTATTAACGGTTTGATAAAGATTTGAATCGGAGATGACTAGTATTTTGAGATGACTGGTATTTTTCCATGCATTTAATATCAGATCTTTCACAATAGTATTAAGACATCAAATTTGACtattattttctatgtctgtaaTTACTAGATCTGTCTTggcttcatattttttaaatttaggggacagtgatatatatataatgggcTCAG
Proteins encoded in this window:
- the LOC143253916 gene encoding uncharacterized protein LOC143253916, producing the protein MPCLDENVIIDYAECDGPIKFERVINQNYCFHTPQPTSTLNSERTADPLVDPLDANSNWPTDHFTVVSCTSLTSTLNTDPSTLLFSTEKSNSNKSILSTGNTNISFCNSIQSKKYNIISSHSLLSTENATAVSGSSSLSTEHATAVSGSSSLSTEHATAVSGSSSLSTEHATAVSGSSSLSTEHATAVSGSSSLSTEHATAVSGSSSLSTEHVNTVNGSSSLSTEHANTVSGSSSLSTEHANTVSGSSSLSTENANTVSGSSSLSTENANTVSGSSSLSTENDNTVNGSSSLLKGNTNFATASSSLSDGNSNLVSGSSSLSIGNNNLVSSISLPSKGNTNVTTDSSLISTRNSESCHSKSDELEKDTSAKDVSSRYHIMTTISKADLQDYSSSSSSILLPEMDDETKTNFSTFSHPRGQPEQENFSVIYHCVYCKRSFRSQYCYEKHKKRHINPVVEK